One Stigmatopora argus isolate UIUO_Sarg chromosome 12, RoL_Sarg_1.0, whole genome shotgun sequence genomic window carries:
- the LOC144086031 gene encoding histamine H3 receptor, whose translation MEVHIQPNSSVCHSDDCPERVQSSPAFSGAVFVILMTVMVTLVVVTVLGNALVMFAFKVDKSLRRQCNYYFLNLAISDFLVGAFCIPVYIPYMLTGRWMLGRRLCKLWLVMDYLLCSASVFSIVLISYDRFLSVTRAVSYRASQSLSHPAITKMIVVWVLAFVLYSPAIIFWESVVGRSRVPKEECFAEFYHSWYFLLCASMLEFFSPFISVAFFNLSIYLNIRRRRLRCREAHLNLKINGPAPTQGEGIPLSHNWGTGRKLAMRGSIHSPGSSPNLGKADASSGRAAHPNRLSRDKKIAKSLAIIVCVFAICWAPYTLLMIIRAACRGRCIPHHWYEVTFWLLWLNSAINPFLYPLCHSSFRRAFAKILCPKQRSSIPPIAVLRDGR comes from the exons ATGGAGGTGCACATCCAGCCCAACTCCAGCGTTTGTCACTCGGACGATTGCCCGGAAAGAGTGCAAAGCAGCCCGGCATTCTCGGGAGCGGTCTTTGTCATTCTCATGACGGTGATGGTGACTTTAGTGGTGGTGACCGTTTTGGGAAACGCGCTGGTCATGTTCGCCTTCAAAGTGGACAAGAGTCTGAGGAGGCAATGTAATTACTACTTCCTCAATCTGGCAATATCGGACTTTCTCGTCG GAGCATTCTGCATTCCAGTGTACATCCCTTACATGCTTACTGGTCGCTGGATGCTGGGCAGGAGATTGTGCAAGCTGTGGCTGGTCATGGACTACTTGCTGTGCTCCGCCTCTGTCTTTAGCATCGTCCTCATAAGCTATGACCGTTTTCTCTCCGTCACCAGAGCG GTGTCTTACCGGGCCAGTCAGAGCTTGTCTCATCCAGCCATCACCAAGATGATTGTCGTGTGGGTGCTGGCCTTTGTCCTGTACAGCCCGGCGATCATATTCTGGGAATCGGTGGTGGGCCGAAGCCGGGTGCCAAAGGAGGAATGCTTCGCCGAATTCTATCACTCCTGGTACTTCCTGCTGTGCGCGTCAATGCTGGAGTTCTTCTCCCCTTTCATCTCGGTGGCTTTCTTCAACCTCAGCATTTATCTGAACATACGCAGGCGGAGGCTTCGCTGTAGGGAGGCCCATCTCAACCTTAAGATAAATGGACCTGCGCCTACTCAAGGGGAAGGTATTCCTCTCTCTCACAACTGGGGGACAGGGAGGAAACTGGCCATGAGGGGCTCCATCCACTCCCCGGGATCCTCTCCCAATTTGGGCAAAGCGGATGCGTCTAGCGGCAGGGCGGCGCATCCGAACCGTCTGTCCAGAGATAAGAAAATTGCTAAGTCGCTGGCCATCATTGTGTGCGTGTTTGCCATCTGCTGGGCACCGTACACCCTACTGATGATCATCCGTGCCGCTTGCAGAGGGCGATGCATCCCGCATCATTGGTATGAGGTCACCTTCTGGCTCCTGTGGCTCAATTCGGCCATTAACCCTTTCCTTTACCCGCTGTGTCACAGCAGTTTTCGTAGGGCTTTCGCTAAGATTTTATGTCCAAAGCAGCGAAGCTCTATTCCCCCAATAGCCGTCCTTCGAGATGGACGGTGA